A region of the Candidatus Babeliales bacterium genome:
GCTGCCTCAACAGACCCTTCGGCGCCATCGTTACTCGAATGCAAGCTTGCCCGCCATCCAGGATGAAAGTTATGCAATGGCAATCCCAGCCGATTCCAATCTAACTTAGACTTCGAAACGCTGTGAGCTACTACGGCTGCAGCACACACCACAGCACCTCCACCTGCTAACCAATACCTGGAAAAAAACGGATATGCCGCATCCTGTTCCTTAGAAACCACGTGTTGCGACTCCGCACAAATTGGCACCATAACCATAAGACTCAAAATAAAGAGCAAACTTCTGCTGTTCATATAAACCCCCATGATGTATTTTAATACAGCGTTAATCAACCTCTTCTTCCACTGGGAACTCCAATGGAAACGCTCTCCTTTCATCAGCTGATTCATATTCTCCATCAGCATCACTTCCAGAGTCTTCAGCGGCCACTTTCAAATCGTAGCAACGGCTTTCTCGCCTTAGCCCTCTTTCTGGATCTTCATCTGCACTTCTAGCAGTAAGGTTTTTTACTTTTGCACATCTTGCATTACAACGCCATTTCAATATAAAGAGTGCAACAACTGTCAATCCGCCACTCACACCTGCCCACCATGAACCAGAATTAGTAGAACGTTTTATCTCATGCTCTGAACGCGCAGAGCGAGGAGGAAGAGCATTCACTGATACTGCTATGAGACAACTAAGGGCGAAAAGAAGATGTTTGAAGGACATAAAACCCTTCATTATTTGATATGGGCCTGATGTGGATGCTTTGATCCTGCATAGACTTTGAGCTTCTTGAATATTTGCCGGCTCAATTTATTTTTAGGAAGCATACCTCTGACTGCAGCTTCAATGATTCTACGCGGATCTTTTTCCATAACCTGCTTCGCGGTCAATTCCTTAAGTCCCCCGATCCAGCCGCTGTAGGATGAGTAAATTTTCTTATCTAGTTTTTTACCAGTGAGCTTTACTTTTTCAGCATTGATCACGACTACATAATCCCCAGAGTCAGTGTGCGGAGTAAAAGTCGCTTCATCCTTGCCACGTAATTTATCTGCAATATCAGTAGCCAACCTGCCGAGAACCTGATCAGTTGCGTCGATCAAATGCCATTGAGGGTCTCTCGCTTCTTTCTTGAGGAAAAATGTCTTGTTAAAATCCACAGTCTATCCTTACACACTCTGCCCATCGGGCTGATTGGAAACATCAATTTTTTTACTACGTGAACGGGATATCAAAATTGTACGGATAAATTCGAAGTAGGTCAAACAGTGCCCTAGACGCCAAACCTTCTCATCCCAACCCCAATCGTGCTATGATAAGGCCCGTTCCATATACTTTTTTATTACAAAGGATACCTTATGCAGATGTCATGGCCCGTCTTGTTACCACCGCTGATCACCCTCACTCTCGCGGTAGCATCACAACGGATCATCCCTGCCCTTTTGAGTGGCATCATTACCGCATGCTTCCTAGTGACCAACTTCAATCCCCTGGCAACACTCACTAAGACCATTACAAGCATCTGGGAAACATCACAAATTGGTAATATTCCTTATTATGACCGCCCACATGAAACCATCCTTCTGTTCGCATTTCTTACCATGCTCAGTATTGCAATATCATTAATTTCACATTCCGGGGGAGCGCATGCATTTGGGGCACTCCTCACCAAACACCTTAATTCAAAAAAGGACGTTGAAAAAGCATCGATCTTTCTTTCGTTGGGACTCTTTGTTGATGACTACCTCAGCAACCTAACAGTCGGCAATGTCATGCGTCCTATCGCAAGTAAGTTCAACGTTGCTCGTGTAAAACTCGCCTACCTGGTCAACTCACTCGCCGCACCACTTGTACTGATCAATCCTGTTTCTAGCTGGGTTGTTCCTCTTGTTGCACAATTGGATGCAGCTGGGATCAATCTTGAGCCCGGAGCACAAATATACGCTAGTCCTTTCACCGTCTACATCAACGTCATACCTTACATCTTTTATTCGTTTGTTCTGTTTGCATCGGTGCTGTTTGTGGTTAATAAAAACATTTCGTTTGGTCTAATGAAAGAACATGAAGATCGTGCAAAAAAAGACGGCAACTTATGCGGTGGAAAGCCAGAGTTGCGCACCAAAAGTGAATTGGGTCATATCAAAAAGGAGAGCGTTCTTGATTTTGCATTACCAATGATCACTCTGATTGGAGGGGCTTTGGTCGGTATTTTATATACCGGCAATTTTTATCTGTTTGGCGGAACGCGTAGCTTTGGTGCAGCATTTCAAAACGGGAACATTCCTCAGTCACTATTTATCGCCAGCATAGTCAGCGTACTGGTCCTGTGCGCAAGCATCATCATCCGAAAAACAATATCAATCAAAAACATGTCTGCTGCAATGCGCGAAGGGTTTACCTCTATCATGCCATCACTCACAATGCTCTGCCTTGCCTGGACGTTGAGTGGGTTGCTTGCCAATGATCTCAAAACAGGAAACTACATTGCATCATTGCTTGTTGGTGCCATGAATATGACATTCCTCTTGCCACTCTTTTTCGTGGTGTCATTGTTGATCACCATTGCAGTTGGCTCGTCATGGGGTGCTATGTCATTAATGACTGCACTTGCAATACCGATGGTTCTCTCATTCATGCAGGCCCCTGAAGGTTCATTACTTGACCAGGTCATGCTAATCATTCCTGTCATTGGTAGTATCTTTTCTGGAGCCATTGCAGGTAACACTATCGCACCAATTGCCGATGCAACGATCATGGCATCAAACTCGACCGGCACCTATCACATGGATCACGTTAAGACGCAGTTTACTTACAGCATTCCACCGTTGATTGGAACATTCTGTGGTTATCTCATACTAGGCATCCTCAAGACCACATCATTTACTCACTGCATGATCGGTTTGAGTTCGGGGATTTTAATATCTTTTATTGTATTAATGATACTGAATACACGACGTTAAGATTGACTCTCAAACTCGTTGCGATTACGTATCCATTCTTGAATAGTATCTCCATCTGACGGAAGATCTGCGCTTAAACACACTACAGCATCTCCGCCCATCATATAGTTATCTTCAATACGCACACCAAGCTGTTCGTCCGGAATATAAATACCAGGCTCGATGGTAAAAACATCACCTTTACGCAGTGGAATCATTCGATCCCCAACATCGTGAACATCTAAGCCAAGAAAATGTCCAATGTTGTGTGGTAGATACTGCGCATAGCCACGCTCTTGTAAAAACGCAAGAGCGCGATGATGCAGTGACTGCTCCTGTTGGTTAGGATTGGATAGCCACATGCCAGGCTTGGCTATATCTACAACATACGCCTGTGTATCTAACACAATGTCATAAATCTCACGTTGCCGTTTCGTGAACATGCCTGAAACAGGATATGTTCGTGTTAAATCGGCACAGTAATAGTTGTACTCCGCACCAATGTCTACAACGACAAGATCACCAGAAGACATCTCTCTTTGGTTCGCATCGTAATGTAATACTGTTGAGTTGAAACCACTGGCAACGATACTTGGATACGCAGGTCGTTGTGCACCCGCTTCGGTAAAAATATATTCGATTGCAGCCTGTACTTGATACTCATATACGTTGGATGCAATAACATGTGCCGCAGCTTCGTGTGCCATGGCAGTAATTTCAATCGCTTTAAACAACTGCTCTAATTCGCGCATATCTTTTGTGCGACGTAGATCAGCAACAATCTCACTGACATCATTCCATCGTAATTCGGGAGCAAACGATGCAAGTTGTGCAAGTAAATGACGCTGTTCGATATAACCTCGTTTTGCATCGGGACATAACGTATATAATAACCCTCTGGCTGCTACGGTTGCATTAATACGATCAAGCAGATGGATAACATCATCTTGTGAAAAAAAGGGAGTAAACTGATAACCTGCACATTGTTTTCCAAGATATGCTACATCATCAATACCCGCATTATGGGCTTGTTGACGCAAGGTCTCTAAACTCACGCCAGTCCATTTAGCACGTTCG
Encoded here:
- the rplM gene encoding 50S ribosomal protein L13; this translates as MDFNKTFFLKKEARDPQWHLIDATDQVLGRLATDIADKLRGKDEATFTPHTDSGDYVVVINAEKVKLTGKKLDKKIYSSYSGWIGGLKELTAKQVMEKDPRRIIEAAVRGMLPKNKLSRQIFKKLKVYAGSKHPHQAHIK
- a CDS encoding M24 family metallopeptidase, which translates into the protein ERAKWTGVSLETLRQQAHNAGIDDVAYLGKQCAGYQFTPFFSQDDVIHLLDRINATVAARGLLYTLCPDAKRGYIEQRHLLAQLASFAPELRWNDVSEIVADLRRTKDMRELEQLFKAIEITAMAHEAAAHVIASNVYEYQVQAAIEYIFTEAGAQRPAYPSIVASGFNSTVLHYDANQREMSSGDLVVVDIGAEYNYYCADLTRTYPVSGMFTKRQREIYDIVLDTQAYVVDIAKPGMWLSNPNQQEQSLHHRALAFLQERGYAQYLPHNIGHFLGLDVHDVGDRMIPLRKGDVFTIEPGIYIPDEQLGVRIEDNYMMGGDAVVCLSADLPSDGDTIQEWIRNRNEFESQS